Proteins co-encoded in one Phycodurus eques isolate BA_2022a chromosome 14, UOR_Pequ_1.1, whole genome shotgun sequence genomic window:
- the scaf8 gene encoding SR-related and CTD-associated factor 8 isoform X2 produces the protein MEAVKAFNNELYSLNEYKPPISKAKMTQITKSGIKAIKFYKHVVQSVEKFIQKCKPEYKVPGLYVIDSIVRQSRHQFGTEKDVFAPRFSKNIIATFQHLYRCPSDDKSKIVRVLNLWQKNAVFKSDIIQPLLDMAAGILPPSVTPVMSSSAAPVNNTTPGTPATPATPANIVQGLPDWASQITNTDTVAAVAQILQSPQGQQLQQLVQSLQMQQQKPQPSLLQALDAGLVVQLQALTAQLTAAATANSLNPLEQRVSSFNKKLLGQFDFGNDSERGEESKKETSSSQLPMVSEPINSSLFHQLAEQLQQQNLEQFQKQLLEHQQKAMSIDGQDTLFGQENSVITAQGSSQPQLPEPETKMDDSIDNQQQDMDLDEGPDGMEEDNFEAEDKKTATTRSRTRSRSPKRRRSRSRSGSRKRKHRKRSRSRSRDRKRKTSRSYSSERRAREREKERQKKGLPPIRSKTLSVCSTTLWVGQVDKKASQQDLTNLFEEFGQIESINMIPPRGCAYICMVHRQDAYRARQKLSTGSCKIGSKIIKIAWALNKGVRQEYKQFWDVDLGVTYIPWEKVKVDDLDGFAEGGIIDQETVNDEWDTAKNSEATKDAISQPLSTETTAASNSQSESYNQQVTMMPVQLPVAQAVPGPVGLVPPNFPVSMSIPPPGYGPPPPFLRPSFNASQPPPGFLQAAQTAAMATAPASLVRPPVATSQETVKEIPFSSMIPTTNSMPRGFMSSAVPGPNVFNAVGVQSQHSSDKMPPSAKCLDGTQELTLQGMHNANRSGMGLLGMQPTASLGHPLHQPGMAGQRMPGMLPLDVRPNLLQPGAGARFPLLLQQGPGQQAGGLLDGSLQAQAHVRPPFSQLDPFHRPPHQANDNVSKTEESSSGADEGKDQDYRFPPVDKQSTGLLRTPPPEHRAPLGGVGAGGRPPLLQTPGAQPARGTLLGRLQALAGFTPDNHWNQSRGDFDERDGMDRPNQGQHFPNRFDSRPGNAASKNVGGPQPWNRGGGGATPFESDLDERRSQWDRQRDRDERDFDFRREMNGNRQGRERDRERERGRDRPREHDKDREKERERERGNWTPVLPLPTPLLPTPPLNPVLNLNQGKLLTPLKLNTPIQSRFHSPLLSQAQAKVPQLGQQPPPAPFQLAEPKMSSQTAEVEPQRNIASLPETPQSQSPPSAQLDNKAQSQLPSSPAEAPSSTQPETTLLSESHHQASDQACPQTTRSSDTPSQASPVGLTQVVSPPEEMRYSLEEHLSPQEETEEVLQEKAPSPKAQWLNGAEMDKSTVFKPTPDVSPEPTKSALLESEAKQEQAAPPQDVDIVQSEAVEEAASDPVLDTDTHTEGT, from the exons TTCTACAAGCATGTTGTCCAGAGTGTGGAGAAGTTCATACAAAAG TGCAAACCAGAATACAAGGTCCCTGGATTGTATGTTATCGACTCAATTGTGAGGCAGTCACGTCACCAATTTGGCACAGAGAAAGATGTGTTTGCCCCACGCTTCAGCAAGAATATCATCGCAACATTCCAGCATCTCTACCGTTGCCCCTCCGATGACAAG AGTAAGATAGTGCGGGTCCTGAACCTTTGGCAAAAAAATGCTGTCTTCAAGAGTGACATCATCCAGCCTTTGTTGGACATGGCTGCAGGGATTCTTCCTCCGAGCGTTACTCCCGTCATGTCCAGCAGTGCTGCCCCTGTCAATAACACCACACCTG GCACTCCAGCCACCCCAGCTACCCCGGCCAACATCGTTCAGGGACTGCCGGACTGGGCTTCCCAGATTACCAACACAGACACTGTGGCAGCTGTGGCGCAAATCTTACAAAGTCCTCAGGGGCAACAG CTTCAGCAGCTTGTACAAAGCCTGCAAATGCAGCAACAAAAGCCTCAGCCCTCACTGCTTCAGGCCTTGGATGCTGGTCTGGTTGTACAGCTGCAAGCTCTGACCGCTCAACTCACTGCAGCTGCGACTGCTAACAGCCTCAACCCCCTGGAACAGAGGGTCTCCTCTTTTAACAAG AAACTCTTAGGGCAGTTTGACTTTGGGAATGACTCTGAGCGTGGTGAAGAATCCAAGAAGGAAACATCATCCTCTCAGCT GCCTATGGTGTCAGAGCCCATCAACAGCTCACTGTTCCACCAGCTTGCAgagcagctgcagcagcagaACCTGGAGCAGTTTCAGAAGCAACTGCTGGAGCACCAGCAAAAG GCTATGAGCATAGATGGACAGGACACTCTATTTGGACAGGAGAACTCTGTTATAACTGCTCAGGGTAGCAGTCAGCCGCAGCTTCCTGAGCCAGAGACCAAGATGGACGACTCCATAGACAACCAGCAACAG GACATGGATCTTGATGAGGGCCCGGATGGAATGGAAGAGGATAACTTCGAGGCAGAGGACAAAAAGACAGCTACGACCCGCTCCAGAACACGCTCAAG GTCTCCCAAAAGGAGAAGGTCCAGGTCCCGATCTGGCTCCCGGAAGCGCAAGCATCGTAAGCGGTCGCGCTCACGCTCCAGAGATCGTAAGAGGAAGACGTCACGATCGTACTCAAGTGAAAGACGTGCCCGAGAGCGAGAAAAGGAGCGACAGAAGAAAGGACTGCCTCCTATACGATCTAAGACTCTTAGTG TGTGCAGCACAACGCTTTGGGTTGGCCAGGTGGACAAAAAGGCTTCTCAGCAAGACCTCACAAACCTGTTTGAAGAGTTTGGACAGATAGAGTCTATAAAT ATGATCCCTCCAAGAGGCTGTGCCTACATCTGTATGGTTCACAGACAGGATGCCTACCGTGCACGCCAGAAGCTCAGCACAGGTTCCTGCAAGATTGGCTCCAAGATCATCAAG ATTGCTTGGGCCTTAAACAAAGGAGTAAGACAAGAGTACAAGCAGTTTTGGGATGTGGACCTTGGAGTCACCTACATACCTTGGGAAAAAGTTAAAGTGGATGACTTGGATGGTTTTGCTGAAGGAGGAATCATTGATCAGGAGACTGTCAATGATG aGTGGGACACAGCTAAGAATTCAGAGGCAACCAAGGATGCTATAAGCCAACCACTAAGCACTGAGACAACAGCAGCATCGAACAGCCAGAGTGAAAGCTACAACCAGCAGGTCACCATGATGCCCGTGCAG CTACCAGTGGCCCAGGCTGTTCCTGGTCCAGTAGGCTTGGTGCCCCCTAACTTTCCTGTCAGTATGAGCATTCCCCCGCCAGGTTATGGACCACCACCACCGTTCCTAAGGCCCAGCTTCAATGCCTCACAACCACCTCCAG GTTTTTTGCAGGCAGCACAGACTGCAGCCATGGCCACAGCACCAGCTT CTCTAGTGCGGCCTCCAGTGGCTACCAGCCAGGAAACAGTGAAGGAAATACCTTTCAGCTCTATGATCCCGACAACCAACTCTATGCCTCGTGGCTTCATGTCCTCCGCTGTCCCTGGACCCAATGTGTTTAATGCGGTGGGAGTTCAAAGTCAGCACTCGAGTGACAAAATGCCACCTTCTGCTAAGTGTTTGGATGGGACACAGGAGCTCACTCTTCAAG GTATGCATAATGCAAATCGCAGCGGAATGGGCCTCCTTGGGATGCAACCCACAGCCTCCCTTGGCCACCCACTTCACCAGCCTGGAATGGCGGGACAAAGAATGCCTGGAATGCTGCCGCTCGACGTGCGTCCTAACCTCCTTCAGCCCGGGGCTGGTGCTCGCTTCCCTCTCCTCCTGCAGCAGGGACCCGGCCAGCAGGCTGGTGGGCTTCTTGACGGCTCCCTTCAGGCTCAAGCCCATGTCAGGCCCCCCTTCTCTCAACTAGACCCCTTTCACAGGCCCCCTCATCAGGCCAATGATAATGTGTCCAAGACAGAAGAGTCTTCTTCAGGGGCTGACGAGGGTAAAGACCAGGACTACCGCTTCCCCCCAGTGGACAAGCAGAGTACAGGTCTGCTGAGAACACCTCCACCCGAGCATCGGGCGCCCCTTGGTGGTGTTGGGGCAGGAGGCAGGCCCCCATTGCTACAAACACCAGGAGCTCAGCCAGCCAGAGGCACTCTGCTCGGACGTCTGCAGGCTCTCGCCGGCTTTACCCCTGATAATCACTGGAACCAGTCGAGGGGGGACTTTGATGAACGTGACGGAATGGATCGCCCCAACCAAGGGCAGCACTTCCCTAATCGCTTTGACAGCCGTCCCGGAAATGCAGCTTCCAAAAATGTCGGTGGGCCTCAGCCGTGGAACCGTGGCGGTGGCGGCGCAACCCCTTTTGAAAGTGACCTAGATGAACGACGATCCCAGTGGGACAGGCAAAGGGACAGAGATGAAAGAGATTTTGACTTCAGGagagaaatgaatggaaaccgTCAAGGCCGTGAGCGGGATCGAGAGAGGGAGCGAGGGCGAGACCGTCCCCGGGAGCACGACAAAGACCGTGAAAAAGAACGAGAGCGGGAACGTGGCAACTGGACGCCTGTTCTCCCTCTACCAACGCCACTTCTTCCTACACCACCTCTCAACCCCGTTCTGAACCTGAATCAAGGGAAGCTGCTCACCCCGCTAAAATTGAACACACCCATTCAGTCACGATTCCACTCTCCCCTGCTGTCTCAAGCTCAGGCCAAAGTGCCTCAGTTAGGTCAGCAACCCCCACCGGCTCCTTTTCAGTTAGCAGAGCCAAAAATGTCCAGCCAAACAGCAGAGGTGGAACCACAGAGGAACATCGCTTCTTTGCCCGAGACCCCTCAATCACAATCCCCACCTTCAGCCCAACTTGACAACAAGGCTCAGAGCCAATTGCCCAGTTCACCCGCTGAGGCCCCATCATCAACGCAGCCAGAGACCACTCTACTCTCTGAATCACACCACCAAGCCTCAGACCAGGCCTGTCCCCAGACGACCAGGTCCTCAGACACTCCGAGCCAGGCCTCTCCTGTGGGCCTCACGCAAGTTGTCAGCCCCCCTGAAGAGATGAGGTACTCTCTGGAGGAGCACCTAAGCCCACAGGAGGAGACTGAGGAGGTCTTACAAGAGAAAGCCCCTTCTCCAAAGGCGCAGTGGCTCAATGGAGCTGAGATGGACAAAAGCACAGTGTTCAAGCCCACGCCGGACGTGTCTCCTGAGCCCACCAAGTCTGCGCTTCTTGAGAGTGAAGCCAAGCAGGAGCAGGCCGCGCCTCCTCAGGACGTAGACATTGTACAGAGTGAGGCCGTGGAGGAAGCTGCGAGTGACCCAGTGCtagacactgacacacacactgagggGACATAA
- the scaf8 gene encoding SR-related and CTD-associated factor 8 isoform X1 — MEAVKAFNNELYSLNEYKPPISKAKMTQITKSGIKAIKFYKHVVQSVEKFIQKCKPEYKVPGLYVIDSIVRQSRHQFGTEKDVFAPRFSKNIIATFQHLYRCPSDDKSKIVRVLNLWQKNAVFKSDIIQPLLDMAAGILPPSVTPVMSSSAAPVNNTTPGTPATPATPANIVQGLPDWASQITNTDTVAAVAQILQSPQGQQLQQLVQSLQMQQQKPQPSLLQALDAGLVVQLQALTAQLTAAATANSLNPLEQRVSSFNKKLLGQFDFGNDSERGEESKKETSSSQLPMVSEPINSSLFHQLAEQLQQQNLEQFQKQLLEHQQKAMSIDGQDTLFGQENSVITAQGSSQPQLPEPETKMDDSIDNQQQDMDLDEGPDGMEEDNFEAEDKKTATTRSRTRSRSRSRSPKRRRSRSRSGSRKRKHRKRSRSRSRDRKRKTSRSYSSERRAREREKERQKKGLPPIRSKTLSVCSTTLWVGQVDKKASQQDLTNLFEEFGQIESINMIPPRGCAYICMVHRQDAYRARQKLSTGSCKIGSKIIKIAWALNKGVRQEYKQFWDVDLGVTYIPWEKVKVDDLDGFAEGGIIDQETVNDEWDTAKNSEATKDAISQPLSTETTAASNSQSESYNQQVTMMPVQLPVAQAVPGPVGLVPPNFPVSMSIPPPGYGPPPPFLRPSFNASQPPPGFLQAAQTAAMATAPASLVRPPVATSQETVKEIPFSSMIPTTNSMPRGFMSSAVPGPNVFNAVGVQSQHSSDKMPPSAKCLDGTQELTLQGMHNANRSGMGLLGMQPTASLGHPLHQPGMAGQRMPGMLPLDVRPNLLQPGAGARFPLLLQQGPGQQAGGLLDGSLQAQAHVRPPFSQLDPFHRPPHQANDNVSKTEESSSGADEGKDQDYRFPPVDKQSTGLLRTPPPEHRAPLGGVGAGGRPPLLQTPGAQPARGTLLGRLQALAGFTPDNHWNQSRGDFDERDGMDRPNQGQHFPNRFDSRPGNAASKNVGGPQPWNRGGGGATPFESDLDERRSQWDRQRDRDERDFDFRREMNGNRQGRERDRERERGRDRPREHDKDREKERERERGNWTPVLPLPTPLLPTPPLNPVLNLNQGKLLTPLKLNTPIQSRFHSPLLSQAQAKVPQLGQQPPPAPFQLAEPKMSSQTAEVEPQRNIASLPETPQSQSPPSAQLDNKAQSQLPSSPAEAPSSTQPETTLLSESHHQASDQACPQTTRSSDTPSQASPVGLTQVVSPPEEMRYSLEEHLSPQEETEEVLQEKAPSPKAQWLNGAEMDKSTVFKPTPDVSPEPTKSALLESEAKQEQAAPPQDVDIVQSEAVEEAASDPVLDTDTHTEGT; from the exons TTCTACAAGCATGTTGTCCAGAGTGTGGAGAAGTTCATACAAAAG TGCAAACCAGAATACAAGGTCCCTGGATTGTATGTTATCGACTCAATTGTGAGGCAGTCACGTCACCAATTTGGCACAGAGAAAGATGTGTTTGCCCCACGCTTCAGCAAGAATATCATCGCAACATTCCAGCATCTCTACCGTTGCCCCTCCGATGACAAG AGTAAGATAGTGCGGGTCCTGAACCTTTGGCAAAAAAATGCTGTCTTCAAGAGTGACATCATCCAGCCTTTGTTGGACATGGCTGCAGGGATTCTTCCTCCGAGCGTTACTCCCGTCATGTCCAGCAGTGCTGCCCCTGTCAATAACACCACACCTG GCACTCCAGCCACCCCAGCTACCCCGGCCAACATCGTTCAGGGACTGCCGGACTGGGCTTCCCAGATTACCAACACAGACACTGTGGCAGCTGTGGCGCAAATCTTACAAAGTCCTCAGGGGCAACAG CTTCAGCAGCTTGTACAAAGCCTGCAAATGCAGCAACAAAAGCCTCAGCCCTCACTGCTTCAGGCCTTGGATGCTGGTCTGGTTGTACAGCTGCAAGCTCTGACCGCTCAACTCACTGCAGCTGCGACTGCTAACAGCCTCAACCCCCTGGAACAGAGGGTCTCCTCTTTTAACAAG AAACTCTTAGGGCAGTTTGACTTTGGGAATGACTCTGAGCGTGGTGAAGAATCCAAGAAGGAAACATCATCCTCTCAGCT GCCTATGGTGTCAGAGCCCATCAACAGCTCACTGTTCCACCAGCTTGCAgagcagctgcagcagcagaACCTGGAGCAGTTTCAGAAGCAACTGCTGGAGCACCAGCAAAAG GCTATGAGCATAGATGGACAGGACACTCTATTTGGACAGGAGAACTCTGTTATAACTGCTCAGGGTAGCAGTCAGCCGCAGCTTCCTGAGCCAGAGACCAAGATGGACGACTCCATAGACAACCAGCAACAG GACATGGATCTTGATGAGGGCCCGGATGGAATGGAAGAGGATAACTTCGAGGCAGAGGACAAAAAGACAGCTACGACCCGCTCCAGAACACGCTCAAGGTCACGTTCTCG GTCTCCCAAAAGGAGAAGGTCCAGGTCCCGATCTGGCTCCCGGAAGCGCAAGCATCGTAAGCGGTCGCGCTCACGCTCCAGAGATCGTAAGAGGAAGACGTCACGATCGTACTCAAGTGAAAGACGTGCCCGAGAGCGAGAAAAGGAGCGACAGAAGAAAGGACTGCCTCCTATACGATCTAAGACTCTTAGTG TGTGCAGCACAACGCTTTGGGTTGGCCAGGTGGACAAAAAGGCTTCTCAGCAAGACCTCACAAACCTGTTTGAAGAGTTTGGACAGATAGAGTCTATAAAT ATGATCCCTCCAAGAGGCTGTGCCTACATCTGTATGGTTCACAGACAGGATGCCTACCGTGCACGCCAGAAGCTCAGCACAGGTTCCTGCAAGATTGGCTCCAAGATCATCAAG ATTGCTTGGGCCTTAAACAAAGGAGTAAGACAAGAGTACAAGCAGTTTTGGGATGTGGACCTTGGAGTCACCTACATACCTTGGGAAAAAGTTAAAGTGGATGACTTGGATGGTTTTGCTGAAGGAGGAATCATTGATCAGGAGACTGTCAATGATG aGTGGGACACAGCTAAGAATTCAGAGGCAACCAAGGATGCTATAAGCCAACCACTAAGCACTGAGACAACAGCAGCATCGAACAGCCAGAGTGAAAGCTACAACCAGCAGGTCACCATGATGCCCGTGCAG CTACCAGTGGCCCAGGCTGTTCCTGGTCCAGTAGGCTTGGTGCCCCCTAACTTTCCTGTCAGTATGAGCATTCCCCCGCCAGGTTATGGACCACCACCACCGTTCCTAAGGCCCAGCTTCAATGCCTCACAACCACCTCCAG GTTTTTTGCAGGCAGCACAGACTGCAGCCATGGCCACAGCACCAGCTT CTCTAGTGCGGCCTCCAGTGGCTACCAGCCAGGAAACAGTGAAGGAAATACCTTTCAGCTCTATGATCCCGACAACCAACTCTATGCCTCGTGGCTTCATGTCCTCCGCTGTCCCTGGACCCAATGTGTTTAATGCGGTGGGAGTTCAAAGTCAGCACTCGAGTGACAAAATGCCACCTTCTGCTAAGTGTTTGGATGGGACACAGGAGCTCACTCTTCAAG GTATGCATAATGCAAATCGCAGCGGAATGGGCCTCCTTGGGATGCAACCCACAGCCTCCCTTGGCCACCCACTTCACCAGCCTGGAATGGCGGGACAAAGAATGCCTGGAATGCTGCCGCTCGACGTGCGTCCTAACCTCCTTCAGCCCGGGGCTGGTGCTCGCTTCCCTCTCCTCCTGCAGCAGGGACCCGGCCAGCAGGCTGGTGGGCTTCTTGACGGCTCCCTTCAGGCTCAAGCCCATGTCAGGCCCCCCTTCTCTCAACTAGACCCCTTTCACAGGCCCCCTCATCAGGCCAATGATAATGTGTCCAAGACAGAAGAGTCTTCTTCAGGGGCTGACGAGGGTAAAGACCAGGACTACCGCTTCCCCCCAGTGGACAAGCAGAGTACAGGTCTGCTGAGAACACCTCCACCCGAGCATCGGGCGCCCCTTGGTGGTGTTGGGGCAGGAGGCAGGCCCCCATTGCTACAAACACCAGGAGCTCAGCCAGCCAGAGGCACTCTGCTCGGACGTCTGCAGGCTCTCGCCGGCTTTACCCCTGATAATCACTGGAACCAGTCGAGGGGGGACTTTGATGAACGTGACGGAATGGATCGCCCCAACCAAGGGCAGCACTTCCCTAATCGCTTTGACAGCCGTCCCGGAAATGCAGCTTCCAAAAATGTCGGTGGGCCTCAGCCGTGGAACCGTGGCGGTGGCGGCGCAACCCCTTTTGAAAGTGACCTAGATGAACGACGATCCCAGTGGGACAGGCAAAGGGACAGAGATGAAAGAGATTTTGACTTCAGGagagaaatgaatggaaaccgTCAAGGCCGTGAGCGGGATCGAGAGAGGGAGCGAGGGCGAGACCGTCCCCGGGAGCACGACAAAGACCGTGAAAAAGAACGAGAGCGGGAACGTGGCAACTGGACGCCTGTTCTCCCTCTACCAACGCCACTTCTTCCTACACCACCTCTCAACCCCGTTCTGAACCTGAATCAAGGGAAGCTGCTCACCCCGCTAAAATTGAACACACCCATTCAGTCACGATTCCACTCTCCCCTGCTGTCTCAAGCTCAGGCCAAAGTGCCTCAGTTAGGTCAGCAACCCCCACCGGCTCCTTTTCAGTTAGCAGAGCCAAAAATGTCCAGCCAAACAGCAGAGGTGGAACCACAGAGGAACATCGCTTCTTTGCCCGAGACCCCTCAATCACAATCCCCACCTTCAGCCCAACTTGACAACAAGGCTCAGAGCCAATTGCCCAGTTCACCCGCTGAGGCCCCATCATCAACGCAGCCAGAGACCACTCTACTCTCTGAATCACACCACCAAGCCTCAGACCAGGCCTGTCCCCAGACGACCAGGTCCTCAGACACTCCGAGCCAGGCCTCTCCTGTGGGCCTCACGCAAGTTGTCAGCCCCCCTGAAGAGATGAGGTACTCTCTGGAGGAGCACCTAAGCCCACAGGAGGAGACTGAGGAGGTCTTACAAGAGAAAGCCCCTTCTCCAAAGGCGCAGTGGCTCAATGGAGCTGAGATGGACAAAAGCACAGTGTTCAAGCCCACGCCGGACGTGTCTCCTGAGCCCACCAAGTCTGCGCTTCTTGAGAGTGAAGCCAAGCAGGAGCAGGCCGCGCCTCCTCAGGACGTAGACATTGTACAGAGTGAGGCCGTGGAGGAAGCTGCGAGTGACCCAGTGCtagacactgacacacacactgagggGACATAA